GGTACCCAACTGTTGATGCAACACTAAGGAAAGAAAAAGATAACTTCTGTTCTACAGAAttgctcacagagagagagagagctagacaTTATTGTACACAGTTTCATTCTAATATAAAAAAGAGGGAGGTTATAGACCTACATTTATCAGTATGGGTATCCAGTGTCTGGTTAACCGTGGTCCAGGTTGTGTCTCCCTCTGTCCAGCAGAGTTCAGGTGAGGTGCAGTTCAAGGGAGTGCTCACTGTGACATTCAGAGAGGACTAAGGATGGATAGAAAAAAAGGGAATTGGGGTTACACTTCCAATAGATAAccattacatgtacagtatgttgagGACATAGCCTCGATTTACTAGGAagcaaaaaaagggggggggggggggggctcattgCATATATCACTAAACTAAAGCAGAGACTATCTATGTGAAAAGGTTTTACATTTATTAACTTCATATAAACTCAAAGAGAatagatgcaataaaaaaaagaatatttcacATAAACATAAATCTGAACATGTAGGGCCATGTTTTCAAATATTCTAGTCTTCAAAAGGAGAAACACAACTGTGAACTGCTGCAAGTAATACAATTGAATGTCACTTAAGCCCATCTCAAGTTCTTAGTTCCTAAGTTTTAAATAGGAGTCCATTAAAGACAGTAAATATGTTTTGAAAATATCACCCATAGTGCCTGGGTTGGGTATTTCCTGCCACCCAGACACAGATTCAAATTGAAGGACAGGTAGCAATGCTACACATGTCTGTTCTATATGGGGTTAAGCAATGGGCTTCAGTGTTCTATGTAAGGTGCTGGCTCTGTGTGTGGCTGTAGAGACTCTTACCACAGAGACGCTGGTCCTGCACCACACCTTCACCAGGCTCTTATTCCTCAGACTTTCGTCTCCAGTCGCAATGCCTGTGATCACAGATTTGTccagctgtataaaataaatataaaagaatagaGTCACAACtgtatatgaaaatgtatttcttgTCCTTCATAATCAACCTTTTAAGTACAGTACACTGTAGCAGTGCCCTCTGTTGTATACTAATAGGAAAACTTGTTCTTGTtttaagctgcagtgttcatcagaATTTGAACAGTGCTGACAGTACGCACTGACAGCAGTAGGATGTTGTgggccttttttttgttttgtttacatttaaacAGGAAATTCCATAACTGACATTTTCTAATGCAACAAACATCTACTTAAATATACACTAAACCTACAGTGCCCATACTATAAATGAAAGCAACATATTTACTAGGCTTTGACAGAAGTTAACTCTGTTTCAATTTAAAGGAAACTTCAAGCACCCTGCCAGTTATTTTTAACATGTTCTAGAACATTACCAGTTTAACAACAGCGACACAATTTGCACTAGAGTAAGAGCCTAGTAAATCTTTAGTTTCTGCACACTTGGCATGTCCCCGAGTAGGAGGCATTACTTGTATGATGAGTTTTGTGAAAGGCTCAGTGATGATCTTCAGCAGCTCAGGAGCGTCCTCTCCACTCCGGATCTGGAAAGTTTCCACTACAATCACAGTGAGGTGATACAGGAGTCCGCTGGCAACCTCGAGGGGCAGCAGCACCAGCACAGAGAGCCAGTTGAAGCAGTCGTGGACTGTGGCACCAGCAAACGCACTGCAAGGAAAGAGAAAACTCAGCAAGGAATAACtgaacttaaaatatatatttcatttttttaaaaccctctaTGTCCTTAATGAGTCATGATACCAACAGTTATTGGAAGATTTATAAGACACAAGAAGCACTATTTTGGATGAAAAGcaaaaggcacattttcagagagaAATTAAAATTAACACATTATCACACTTGCATAGTTGTTCCTTGCTAGATTTATTCCATTAGGATTGGGTTTTTTTTCTCTTAGAAAATGTACTATTAGCCTTTGCCTCAGGTTGTTGATTTGTTTACTGCTaaatgctccaggaacatccaGACTTTCAAATAGTATTTCTCTATGCAATAAATGCTGTTTAATTGTCAGGGCTGAGCAACCCACAAAGAACCCTGAAAAGCAGCTTACCGCTTAAATTCATTCCTATCTCCAGCCTGCATTAGCGCTACTATTGTATTTGTGACTGAGGTCCCAATGTTTGAGCCCATGATAATAGGAATGGCAGCTTCTACTGAAAATACTGcaggacaaaaataaaacaatacaggcGTAAGAGGTCATTGGCAAGACATTTAAATATGCCGATACAGGGTTGTTATACTGTAAAGTGAAATATCGTTTTGGAAAAAAAGCCTAAAAACTGCATTCTGGTGTTAGTCATTTGGCGGCAGTATTAAATAGTTAACATAAGGCTATAAACTCACACTGTAACCTGTactatattgtattttgttttaaatgaccaGGTGCTAGGAATATGAGCAACCAGACCGCTACTAAAGCTAACCATGTGTTAAATCTGAATTGATCGTACTTATCACAGAATATTTACTATGATCTTCTTTATGATTCATCATTTGGTAcctgtcaaaaaacaaaacatgctgtACCATAAATAAAGCGCTTTAAGAATTAGTCAATATCTTTTCCACCTTAAACCCTTTCTATGAATGATAAAAAGGCTTACATCCCGAGGATACCATGCTGACAATGATAGACGTTGATGTGCTGGAGCTCTGAACCAGAACAGTCACCAGGATCCCCACCACCAGCCCAGCAACTGGGTTTGACAGAATAGCATTGTCCTTGAAAATATCTCCAGCAACTTTGCCTGCAGGAAGAAAGTGGTAATACTTCATAAATAAAAGATGCTCATTCACAACACACCTGCACAAATCCTGACAGTTTCTTTATTAATTTTCTCAGTTTGTTGCAAAGGGTCAGTTAGGCATCACACTGCTACCACCATATGTAAAGTGATAACAACTGAAACCAAGTTGCAAGGTTTTATGAACAAACTGATTTGAATTCAAACCCTTCTGACTTGTGAGCTTCTACTCTACTGGGTCAGGTGATGCGAAGCTCCTTCAGTTTGTTAGACTGGCTGTCCATTTCATTTTAGTACCCTATCATACTGCAACATGGGAGCATAGCCCTTTGCTAAGTCTATGGTACTTTGTCATAAATGAACATACAAATTACCTCCTGCCAGCTGGAATGCTGAGCTAAGGACATCCAGGGAGCACACAAACATGTAGAGAAATAAAAGCAGCATCGGGACCTTCATGAAGGAGATGAACCGGGATTTTATTTTCCATGTCTCTTCTTGTCTTGGCTCTGAAAGGAAACCCAACACGTTACCAACCTGTTACCAACACACAAGTGATATTCTAAAAGCCCCGAAGCAGGCAGATTGAAATTTAGTTTACAAATTGCTTGTGCAAGCTTCATACGCAAATGCTTCAATGTTTCTTCATGGCCTTAGCCTACCATATCTTGAGCAGCATATGGCCCTATCAATGTGACCACTCACCTTGCACCTTGGGCAGTCTCTGGCATTCCCATGCTTTGGGCAAGTGAGGCTCTGGTTCGAATCGGTCCACACTGCCAACAAGATCTCCTGCTGACCCTGGGCAGAGGTATCCATGGTCAGCAACTGGGAAGGGGTTGGGATGGGTTCCTGGAAGCCTCACGCCTGAAATAGCAGCAGAGTATAATCTTGTTAGATTTGTGAAGGTAAAAAAGGTTGGGCCTGGTCAGTACTGCATAGAGCACCTTTGAATTAAGTGCTTCAGGAAGTGGTGCTggtgatgctctttaatccaagCCAGAGTTACACCAACTCCCCAGCAGAGTGTAGGGGGCCAGTGCAATGAACATTTAAGACCTCATGATTCAtccatatttataaaacactCAGTGGTCAAATATGTAGCAATACTAAGAAGCTTTCTATAACCACATTTcttaaagaccttgataaatttGGCCCATTGTCTCAAAGAGGCCAGGGATTAAATAAACCTTGAGACTGAACTACTCCTGGGTCCCTCCAGGGCAGATTCGACTTGTGGGGCGATGTGTGGGCACGACAGTAGCAATGCAACTGTTTTCACGAAAACTTTAAAGTGAATACATTTACTGATGGTTACCATTGCAGTTAGCCAGTGGGCAGGGTGCTCCTTTGTGGAGGGCCGTCTGAATTCTGGACACATGTGGACTGGAGGTTTCAAGAGAACGAGAAGCCATAATCCCTTGAGTCTGGGAGACTAAACAGAAATTCACAATGACATCCTATTAAACATTACAGTGATACTTTATAGAATCCACATTTTCCTGTTTGTTCTCCTATGATGTGTGTTCAGTATGGATTCCGCTTgaatcattatttgccatgcttactaaacCACTTTGttgggaagtgaggtggggaagcagatCAGTCATGCACAGGCTTCAGTGGACAAAGCTTCACTGGACTTCATTTGGAACATGCAACAATAATATTCTTCCCTCACAATCAGCCTTTAAGAGTTTTTTTCTGAGGCAATTTATGCAGGAATAGCATGGCAAATAATAATTTTACTAGAATCACAAACCACACAGAACACAGTTAACAATATACTAAACTGGCAAGAAATTAAACTATAAGTCCCTTTACATGGGGCAAAATGAGgtacattattaaattatataatatGACCATTTTAAAAGATgatctttaaattaaaaaaaacaaaacattatactGATAATTgactaaattaatttaattttacaatAGGTCAAATCCCAATCCCAAAATATCCAATTGTTCCCATtgtcaaatgtattattattgtatactggtattggataaaaaaaaacacatcattaaACTCTGTTCTTAAATTGAAAACCCTATAATGTGTTACTTTGAAAGCAAGTATACAGTCATTCattgcaaatactgtaaagtgtCATTAATGTTGGtaacatccataactattaaacacttacatttagaaatactaaataaacacaatacatgaCAAATGTTTGAACGAGAAGTCTCTCAGTGTTACACTGTGGTGATCTACATGAATATTAGACAGCATGTTCAATTACTTCCTCTTACAAATTGTCCATGTACAGAAATGTTTGATCAAATACATTTTGGCTACAAAGCATTGTTATAATGGAACTACAGTACCACAGGGCAGGGGTTCCCAGACTTTCTTGACtcaaggacccccccccccccccaagcaacTGGTTTCTTAAGATATAGTCTTCATTAGCCCAATAGATAATAAGCATTAGAATTAGCAGGTGGAGTTTGAAATTGTGAAGAgtataaaaatactgtactggTCGGGATGCTGAATAAACTGGAGTCGCTTCTCTTAAGCTCCAATTAAACCCAGCATTACTAAAGCTTGTCGCCCTTCCTTCTTTACTGTTGTCTTCCATAAAGCAATACATTCTGTATTTGAGATTGCAGTCAACAATAATTTGTATAGCCGTACTGGTTAAATAAGGATAGTGAAGAGGCACTATAATTCAACAGAAATAAGtgatataaataaatcaaagtaaaTAAATGTTCCTTACCAAGTTCAAATGAATGCTTCTGTTGTTACATTCACACATGCTCGCCTGAACCAAACCATAGACAGAGAATAACtttgcaaatatgtttttttatatataccagAGTCCAGTACCAAAGTCTGAGAAGCATTCTGTGCTGTTCCACACTAATTAACTAATCATTGATTACAAATTAACAAACTGGAATTTGATTAAGTGAGCTAGAGTTTACAAGAAAATGACTAAACATTTATAGCTGAAAATTCAGTTTGGTACATAATGTAGGTTAGTGCTGTGTGTATGCAAAAATGTGCTTGCATGGTTTTTTTCCATGAACAGCTTTTGCTTTTTCCAATACCAAAATGTGTTctatataaatatgtttatataaatgTACTTTATAAACCGAATGCTCCAAAGCATTCATAGAGTGCCTTGGTTATGAGGACAGCCCTTCAGTGAAATAACTGCAGTACTCAATCAACAGCAACACCATACAAGGGATATTCTATAAAATAGATTTCTTAAGATACATCCGTTACCATTTTGTACTTATTAATCAAAGTCCAATTCATGCAATTCCTAAACATTCCACGCAATAGAAAGGTACCAATATTGTAGCTAGTTCTACAACTGGAAGTGTATCCATATTGGATTAATTCTAAAAAGGATCAGCCTGTCATTCAAAGGCTTCCAAAAATCCTTGTACCTGTGGGACTATGACCTCTGTGAATATCTTGATTGCACGATAAGACAGATGGACAAACAAATAGACAGCTACAATTTAGTATTCTGCGTCTTTTACAATGAGACATGGCTACCTGTGTACAGTACCTTGTTAGTGTCTACTTAAAGTAAATCCCTATATTTAGACTCATAATATGCATGTTCCTAGAATCTGCCTTTAATCATTCTCTAATGGTTAACACAATGCAATCAAAGTCTAAAGACTACGTTTATTGACCCTAGAGTTTTTTTATGTATGGTTCACTTGCTTTAAGGTGCGTGGtacattaacaaaatattaaaaagtgtatttataACTTCACCCTTTGAATTGATGTGGAACTGCATAAAGGACAAGGTATCAACAAGTGACTGCCAAAAACACcacatttactgtaaaataaacctTATGGAAGGGGATCCCAAACTGGGGGCCGCGAGAGGATTTCAAGGGGACCATAGCACATACAAAAATGTTCTCTCCCAAATGACCCAGACCGGGGGGCATCAATTAATGTACACAAATGCTGCTGTTAtgtgctttgtatttattttattttttttgtatgtaacaTTGTTTGTAGCACTATGCAAACATCTGAGAAACAACACTGAAAGCAGTAGAACTTCTACCTGTACCAACAAACCTCTCTCACTAAAGGTATCAAAATCTAAATTTCAGGTGGGGGTTATCAATGACAATGCCTTATGTTATGGGGAGGCTTGGAGACAAAAAAGTTTGGTCACCCCTGCCCTGTGGTACAGTAGTTGCGCAATATAATGTAGGCAGAATTCCACATCTTACAGACCCTTGTCTTttaatgtttgtgtacattttatttagaAAGGGTACTTAACCCAGCATACTACAGAATGTACATCATGGTTGTTGACCTTGTTGGTAAGCCATGGTCAAAGGTATCATGATTGGACCATGGTCCGCCATGGTAATTTCTTTGTATTTGCACATTCcccaaaatataaataacaatgatTTGGGCATTCTTTTAAttgaaaagtttttttgttttttttttattatctaaatGTTGTTTCTTTATTCTCTTTACATATtgaccatttaaataaaaaaaaacacaagcctgtcaatttcaaaatatgacTGTAAGAGTATATTACATGTCTATACTTAGTACAGCACTACTtttcaataaaacacatttcGGTTCCTGAGGCTGCAGCTTATTTTGCAGGTCATCAACAAGTGTTAAACCTTAACTGATCCATTCTGGGAATATGTAGTCAAGCCTGATTGATCATGATTACTCACAACACCAGCAACCATTGTCAGGTACTGAAACAACCACTGTGAACAATTTCCTGCCTGGTTTTGACTATGGTACCATGGCCTGCTATTGACTATTGTCAGTGACACCATTTCTCAACATTAGGTcaactgtaatttaaaaaaaaaaaaaaaaaaaaaagcagtttgctTATTTATGGAGGTGTCCTTTGACATTGcgccataaatgtatttattttataacaaataaCTGATAGCCCCAGCTCAGCTATTTGATCTCTCCCTTTAGGAATGGAAATAAGTTGCAATATTATTTCTTCAATAGATTATTTTGGAAGAATGTACTAAAACAGAAATCAGGAAATAGTTTTTGTGTCAGATTATTTTATTGTGCCATAATGCAACCTGAAACACAAAAGACTACGATCAAAACAActgatcttcagtcctcctgcTCCGTAAGTTACTTTAGTTTGTAGCAGTTGAACAAACAAGCATCTCCTTCGGGTTCCATCTTGGGACCCATTCTTTTCATTGACACATTGTGGCAATGtgacccgcccctgtgtgtatttgtatgttatatgttgcgtgtggtgtgttaatgttggtgtatagatattggtgcacaggatataaatgggtctgtgtagcacgagtgatttaaaatatgtagttgtatttaggcacagggattgcactatcacttcacatgcatttaaagtatgtactAATCAGTGAgcatgggattgcacaaattagttcacatgctgggattccaGTTAATAATTggttagtaattgaatcctggcacaactgtatatatagatgcacgtttcactcactcggggttgtgtgttcgagagtggagaacgggagagaaagagaaggagaaaacACAAAAGTAAGCAAAACAACTGCTACTACGTGCTGGAGAagcagcacggtacttgttttgtgtttagcgttcatccaccctgtttgttagtgtctattcgttttggttgtctgtttattttggcttcaAGTGCCGTGtgatgttttctgtttaaacctttttattttacaataaacgcACTGAGCGGCgcgcgtctcagtttcacctgccactactgtatgtctgtgtgattctttctggcctgacgtcacccctacagctagGCTGTCACACACATACTGTCCCAGTCATTTCTGGAGGTTAGTTTTTGAGTTCCCAGTACACTGCCCCAATTTGTTCTACCTTGACATGTCAGGTAAGGAATGGAGTTAGCGCTCTTCTTTGTGCCCGTCATCACTGGAGAGTTCATCGCGCATACCTCCCCAAGGCATTTTGTGGAGGTTAAAACACACTTCACAGCACAACAAGCTCCATTTCTCCATCTGCTCTGGAGGAAAACATCTAAAAAATCATTCTTACCGTATCCCCAGCAAGGTTTTATTTGAACCGCTTGTTGGGTAACGTACATTGTACATGACTAATAAAGCTTTGAAATTGACAGATTGCTTTTTCTTGTGAAGATTAAATTAAGAGTAATCCATCTTCcccaaatgaaatacatttttggtGTAGCTTTGTTATGGCAATaaacaccaatatatatatatatatatatatatatatatatatatatatatatatatatatatatatatatatatatatatatatatatatatatatatctccagcaggcaTTCGTGCACTCCAGTGCTTAATCTCGGTGAGGTGCTGACCAATATAAGGCAACTGTATATTGAAAAAAGTCTGGACGGAATTACGAACACTTCTGAATTAGGCAGACTGACCTTGTAGTTTACCAGTCGAAGTCCGTAAAGACACACTTGGCCGCACTCTCAGCACATCTTTTTTACATTAACACATGACCACTGccattttatataaaacattcattcattttatttgttaaaacattttaaaagaaaacaaacaaacagagcaaCATGTGTCGAAACATTtagaattttttaaaatatgtattacagtTTAACAACATCTGCTTAAccaattgcttttctcttacttattctgtttctttcatatgttgatgcatgtgcctcatgacaagtaataaatacagttatatttattgattcatattgtgattGGCCTTcacatattgtgtctggtggtcaactctgtcttggagaacacttcagctaagagaTCACtctgcttgcttcccgaggggtgttctcttaggaggagACACTACTGTATATGAATGATTTAACACAAGATTGAAACAgtgttctaaaaaaaagaaaaatcgctTTACAAAGAGAAACAATTAACCCTTGTGGCCGCAGAGGAGTATACTCACCACAGATTTTAGGACAGCAGGGATGATATAGGCAAGTATGATACTACAGAGGGAACTTGTACGTGCTGTCCTCTGGAGACCAAAGCGAGTTCAGCAGGATGCCTCCAAGGTGAATCGTTTCACGGGGGTTGTGTAGAAAATTCCTATCCCTTCAGCTTCATTTAAAGCAAGCAGCCAATGTCTTGAAACATATTTCATGCTCCTTGAAGCACAGAATCTGAACTCCATGCCAACTGGACTTACAAAATTGGATGGGTGCCTGGTATGTTTCGCTTCAATAAAGGAAAAGTGTGCAATCATTCAGCTCATTGTTGTGCTTGTTTAGAGAGAATAaaagaaacttttaaaatgtataaatcaaaATGCTAAAAAAGCAACCACAAATTAAGTAAGGTTCAAAATAAATCCACTGGAGCTGCATGCTAAGTTGCAAATCTCTAGCACTTTGCAAAGGCGGCTATGGCCATTTTGGTGAAAGTACTTTGACTAGTTGTAGGCTTGACATGTCATCacacaacatttattttagtttatttttttaaatagtaag
The window above is part of the Acipenser ruthenus chromosome 22, fAciRut3.2 maternal haplotype, whole genome shotgun sequence genome. Proteins encoded here:
- the LOC117431771 gene encoding sodium-dependent phosphate transport protein 2A-like, with the translated sequence MASRSLETSSPHVSRIQTALHKGAPCPLANCNGVRLPGTHPNPFPVADHGYLCPGSAGDLVGSVDRFEPEPHLPKAWECQRLPKVQEPRQEETWKIKSRFISFMKVPMLLLFLYMFVCSLDVLSSAFQLAGGKVAGDIFKDNAILSNPVAGLVVGILVTVLVQSSSTSTSIIVSMVSSGLFSVEAAIPIIMGSNIGTSVTNTIVALMQAGDRNEFKRAFAGATVHDCFNWLSVLVLLPLEVASGLLYHLTVIVVETFQIRSGEDAPELLKIITEPFTKLIIQLDKSVITGIATGDESLRNKSLVKVWCRTSVSVSSLNVTVSTPLNCTSPELCWTEGDTTWTTVNQTLDTHTDKCNHLFVNSGMPDLVVGLILLAASLVVLCTCLLLLVKLLNSVLKGQVAKVIQKVINTDFPYPFGWLTGYLAMVVGAGMTFIVQSSSVFTSAITPLIGIGVISIERAYPLTLGSNIGTTTTAILAALASPGDKLAAAFQIALCHFFFNIFGILLWYPIPCTRLPIRMAKTLGERTAKYRWFAVLYLIICFLLLPSLVFGLSMAGWQVMVGVGAPFAGILVFIGFINCLQTRSPDHLPKKLQSWDFLPGWMHSLKPMDTFITNATLCCTDHCSFSKESDTQDLCAFPEKSPQGKDKLAYENPAIAYLDESPTATPVLTLRGLERQKSTQL